The genome window AGTACAAGTATGTGCATTCATGTTAATTTTCTGTGACTGGTGCTGTGAGTCTGTTACTTTGTTCATTACTGATCCACAAAATGTCCTGATGAGACATATAATGTGCTCAAATTATGTACTCGCAGAAATAAAGTTTACAAATCACTCCTCAGCTTTTCCATTTTAAGGTTATTTTCTTCCCCATGAGTTATGCACTTATGCTGTAAATTCTTTCTCATTGTTTTAGATGTCACCCAACCGCTGCTTGTGGAGGTTGACCAAATCTATCACCTTGCTTGCCCTGCGTCACCAATCTTCTACAAGCACAACCCTGTTAAGGTGTGCAGGTTCTCTGTTCTGTGAGAGGCAGTATatcatttattaattttttctgATCTTTCATGGCATTGAAATGTATGCAATATCCTGAACAGACCATCAAGACAAATGTTATCGGGACCCTGAACATGCTCGGACTTGCAAAGAGAGTTGGAGCTAGGTCAGTGTTCATCATGCCAATTGATTCTTCCAATGCCTGTCACATGAAAAACTATATTAAATGGATGTTTTATGTTCAATTGCAGAATTTTATTGACTTCAACCTCTGAAGTTTATGGTGATCCGCTTGAGCATCCTCAAACAGAGGCCTACTGGGGCAATGTTAACCCAATTGGTAAATTTGTTCGTCTGACAAATGCAATATATTTTGCTCTGCTTTTCATAATTAACTTTCAAGTTCTGTTGTTTTGATTGGGATTTTCTGTTTCAGGAGTCAGGAGCTGTTATGATGAGGGTAAGCGTGTAGCAGAGACGCTGATGTTTGACTACCACAGGCAGCATGGCATTGGTAATACTTTGTTATGTGCTAAACTTTACTATTAGCTCATAGCCCTTTTTGTTCTGTGATATCTGTGGCGTTACGATTTGTCCTCACCAATTTTTATCATCTATGTCTATAGAAATCCGAATTGCCCGGATTTTCAACACCTATGGGCCTAGGATGAACATTGATGATGGCCGTGTTGTTAGCAACTTCATTGCTCAGGCTGTGCGGTAATGCTTGTTGGCCTTTCTTTACTTCCTTCCCAGCTTGTGTCTAGATGGTTTTGGTGGCTTATCTTGTTACAATGTTGTAGTGGTGAACCCTTGACTGTCCAGAAGCCAGGAACACAGACTAGGAGCTTCTGCTACGTCGCCGATATGGTTTGTCTTCCATTGCATTTGCAATTGATTCATAGTTGGTCAAAACGCTGTCAGTGCTTATACCATCAACTATATCATCATTGTAGGTTGATGGTCTTATTAAGCTGATGAATGGAAACAACACTGGACCGATTAATTTGGGCAACCCAGGTATGATCCAACTCTATATTTTACTTTTGTTGCCACCCAGTGAGCAACTCAAATCTGTGTTATAGATTTATATAAGCATTCCCGTGGCAAAGAAGTCAGGTTTCATCTTCTTTCCCCTAAAGGGCTGTAATCTATTGTGCTGTAGGTGAATTTACCATGCTGGAACTTGCTGAGAATGTGAAAGAGGTAAGATGGATAAAAAGGAGTTGCAATTCTTTCTTCTTGCAAAGCTTGGGAAATCTGTGTGGTATACTGACGTGCCTGTTTTTGCAGTTGATCAACCCAGAGGTGACAGTGACGATGACCGAGAACACTCCTGATGATCCTCGCCAGAGGAAGCCAGACATCACAAAGGCGAAGGAAGTTCTGGGGTGGGAGCCTAAGGTCGTTCTGCGTGACGGCTTGGTGCTCATGGAGGATGACTTCCGGGAGCGCCTGGCTGTACCCAAGGAGACTAAGGCCTAAATGGCGTTGCACTTGGAGAAGAATATCATGGGAGGAGGATAATCATTATTTGTGGCCACATTTCATTACGGAATTTGAGTTCCAATAAACTGAATACATCGTTGTCGTTCAATTGAAAGATTGTATTACTAGAATGTTCATATGGGCCCGTTTGTCTGTGTTACTGCTTTTTACAGAACTTGTGGTACTTATGTTTGTAGCTTATGTACTCCCTAAATCGATTATAGCAACGTTGATGCCATTTTGAGCTTTTTCAATCTCTTTGCCTGATAGTGTCGGCTTGACATGGCTGCAGATTTGTGATGAATTTCTCAGGGTTGTTACCGATTCCAATTGGGCATTGAAATTTCACATGCAGCAGTTAGATTTCAACAGTAAAAAATCTAATCTGGTTAGTTATGTTTGGCCTGCATGTGTTGTGAAGCTTCTATTTTCGTACCAAAAAAATTGGGTGGAGGCTTGGAGCATTTGCTGTGTTTCATAACCTTTTATCACGTACTTGATGATAAAGCGTCTTGCTACGGTATTTCAGTAGCAGCTTCCTCGGTATGTGATTGACTAATGCCGTGTTTAACTGTCAAGCTGTCGTTGTTTCGTATGAAATCTGAAATGGGTCGACTCTTACGGTTCAGCCAACGAAAGGCCCATCCAGTCCTGTCTGGGACTTTCCCAGCAAAAAGCCATCAGCAGCAGGACTGCAGAAGCTGCGAAGGAAGTAAGGAACATGCATCGTGCTGAGATCTGATTGGTCGTTGCAGGACGGTTgccggccgccggccgccggcgtGCGATCCTTGAACCGGTAGCACAGCTCCTGCCGTGGAACGACGGATTGACTGCACGTTAAGCACGGTGAAACGAAGCAAGACGTGTCACGAAGTTTCCCCAGCGCTCGACGCGCCTTGCTCTCCAGCGTTGGTCGCCTGATCCAACCGTTGGATCCCAACTGTGGGTCCTGTTTTGTTGCTTGTCACAATTTATCACACTATATGTTAGACATGTCACATATTTTTAGATGTGTGTTTGATTTAATATCATAATTATAGCTTATCAGTTTTTCTTATACTCTTACTTCACATGTTATAGGGTATGTTTAGTTTGACGTCAGTAGCCGCCCCGCTAAAATATGGGTGTTGAACTGTGGGTGACTGTTTGGTTAAACGTCAAAACATTAGTTTGTTCAGTTGCGTATTTATTTTTGTGTCCACGCGTGAGCAAGACTGCGACAGAAAAATCCTTCATCAATTCTTGAAAGAGCCAGTGATTGGCGGGACACGCATGGGCTTAATCCAAACAGTCTCATAGACTCATTTTCGTGTCAAattttactaagtgtgaagtaTGACGACTATTTTTTTCATTACATTTTTTTAGTAGTCATATTTTGTCTAATCTATATTGTGAAAAAGTTAGTCGCTAACCAAATATGCTCGTAGTGCCATCCTACAAACTCTGGCACGAGGTGAGGTAGATCTGGCTCTAGCTTTGTTAGACTACCCTCAactatatttccttcatttcgttccctttctgattcccttccccgttcccattccctttatttcctctcatctccaacagcttttcttcaaggggaatcgcgaagggaaaggagagagaattcagttctgaagggaatgaccctgggaatcccgtcgtgaagtgaaccgtgaagggaaactgttggagcgctgaagtgaacgagaatcccttcacgacgggaatctccCCCGCGAAGGGAAGCCGTTGGGTTCGGTCTTAGGGCAAGTTAGGTAGAGTTGTAACTTTAAATGTTTTTTAATTAGTATCTTTAACTCTAATAATCCGTAAAATTAAATTGTAGTATAATAAGAGTATTTCAGTGTTTAATGAGtcatattattttgattttaaGCTACAAACAAATATAGTTCACTTTATATTAACACTTTAAATTTAAAGTAGAACTGATCTGAAACTCTGCAAAAACAAACCTTAGTAACAGACAAGCCGACTCTGCTTCTGTTAGCTACCTGGCAACGTGGCCCCATCACGTTTACAAAACACAGGACGGGTGCACGACACGACGGGCAACGAATGATCCAACGCTTCCGCTCCAGGCAAGCGCAGCATGTGCGTCGCGATCTACGTGCCTGCCGATGTCGGTGGCACTCTCTGCCCACCATCTAGAGACACGCAAGTCTCTTCAGGACGGAGCTTAGCACGCAGACCGCGTCCCGATTACATCACTAAACCATGTTTAGAGAGTAGAGGAGAccactcaaaaaaaaattctcaaggATTAAGGATGCCAGTTTTATACTTTATGGGTTATTAGAtcgataaaaaaataaaaaaaaataaagaattaaCCTcacctaattaaattaaaaaaataaaccaagCACTAACCTATAACTACCCGTCTGTACCACTCTGGATCCCTGACTGAGATCCGCGTCGCGCGCTCTCGCCTGGCGCCGCCTACCTACTCCCGGGACTCCGTATCCGTCACGCGCCGGTAGCTGAGCTGGGCGGACGGGCAGCGCAACCGCGAGCAGAGACTCTGCCCACGCGCCGGAGCGGTCACCGGTCAGGACACGCCCCGCTTTTAAGGCCCAGCCCCCGCTCTCCTCGCGATCTCGCTCGCGCTTCCCCCTCCGTCTCTCCCTCGCTCCCAATCGCGGCAGGCGTCGCCCAGCAGTGATTTGATTTCCGCCCTCGCTTCCTCCTCCGCCCACGCCCATCCTCCGGCTCCGTGAGAGGCTTCTCCCGCGGCTGGGTTCGGCGGTTCGGCTCCAGGAGCTCGGCCGGCGCGGCTTCCCCGGATCTCCACGACCCGCTCCTGGTAAGCCTTAAGCACCCGTAAGCCTTAAGCAACCGCTCCTTTGTTTCCCTGATCCGATCGCATTGCCGCGCGCTCTCGAATTGTTCCGTGTCGGCGTTCTCTCTCGGTCCGTTGTGGTGGCTCGCGGCGATGGATCTGGTCCTCGCGGCCTCTTCACCCACGTGTGGTCGCGTGGGGGGACTGGGGAGGGAGCGTGATCCGGCAGCCCCTGCTTCCGGATTTTCGTCGGTCGGCGGCGACGCGATTCATTCGCGGGCTGTTTCGCTCCCTTGCGCGTCGTGTTTCGCAGGAAGCGGCGAGGAGGGTCCTCTCCTCGTTAAGCAAAGAAATGGAGTTGACTGCCGTAGTGGTGCGGCGTTGCCTGATTTGGTTCGCCGACGCCGTGGATCTTGATGGGCGCCTGCCGCCCGCTTGGTCATAGTTGCATGGTTGTCCTGGTTCTTTGCCCCAGCTGATCGATTTAACGATCCGTACTGGTAGAGTCAATTCGTAGCATGAAAACCTCATGTTGGTACTTGGTAATCAGGGGCAAGAGCATGGCGCCGAGGTGTTGTCTGATATTAGAATCCCTGTTTGGGGACCCATGTTAATTTTAAGTTTAGTTCTATGTTTGCTAGTGTCTGATTGTTTCCATATTTGCGACTGGTGTAACCAGATCTTGGTTTATAATGTTGTGCCTTTTCCTTTTGCAACCCTGACGAGTGATGAGTTCTCGTGAGAATGCTCCTGATCTCATTGTGGTTTGTGTGACACATTAACAGGTCGGAAAATTAGCAGACAAAGATGGCAACTTATGAGCCCAAGAACATTCTCATAACCGGTGCTGCCGGCTTCATCGCATCGCATGTGGCCAACCGCCTGGTTAGGAACTATCCGCGGTACAAGATTGTTGTCCTCGACAAGATTGATTACTGTTCCAACCTGAAGAATCTCAACCCTTCGCGGCCATCGCCAAATTTCAAGTTTGTGAAGGGTGACATTGCAAGTGCTGATCTGGTGAACTACCTTCTCA of Phragmites australis chromosome 3, lpPhrAust1.1, whole genome shotgun sequence contains these proteins:
- the LOC133912183 gene encoding UDP-glucuronic acid decarboxylase 6-like yields the protein MAQKEANGSNGEHAVTRPPPTPSPLRFSKFFQANLRILVTGGAGFIGSHLVDKLMENEKHEVIVADNFFTGSKDNLKKWIGHPRFELIRHDVTQPLLVEVDQIYHLACPASPIFYKHNPVKTIKTNVIGTLNMLGLAKRVGARILLTSTSEVYGDPLEHPQTEAYWGNVNPIGVRSCYDEGKRVAETLMFDYHRQHGIEIRIARIFNTYGPRMNIDDGRVVSNFIAQAVRGEPLTVQKPGTQTRSFCYVADMVDGLIKLMNGNNTGPINLGNPGEFTMLELAENVKELINPEVTVTMTENTPDDPRQRKPDITKAKEVLGWEPKVVLRDGLVLMEDDFRERLAVPKETKA